From the genome of Methanofollis sp. UBA420:
GAGAAGATCTACGCGATCGCCGACCACACCCGCTGCCTCGCCTATATGCTCGGCGACTGCATCGTCCCCTCGAATGTCCGCGAGGGCTATCTTGTCAGGCTCGTGATCCGCCGCACCCTCAGGATGATGGCAGACCTCGAACTCAAGGGCAGCCTCGCCGACCTTGTCGAGATGCAGATGAAGATCGTCGGGCTTGACGCCTTCCAGCAGGACGTCATGGTCGTCCGCGATATCCTGGACCGCGAGGTGGAGAAGTACGCGGCGACCCTCGCCCGCGGCGCACGTATCGTCCAGCGGATCGCCCGCACCTACAAGAAGAAGAGCGAGCGGATCCCCCTGCAGGAGGTCGTCACCCTGTATGACTCGCACGGCATCCCGCCCGAGATGGTGAAGGAGATCGCCGCCCAGGAGGGTGCGGTCGTCGAGATCCCGGACAACTTCTACTCGCAGATCGCCGACCTCCACTCGGAGAACCATGTGGAGAAGGAGGCCGACCCGCTGGCAAAGTACCGCGAGCGTGTCGCCGGTCTCCCGGCAACGAAGAAGCTCTACTATGATCAGCCGGCAGACGTCGAGTTCGAGGCAATGGTCATCGACTACTTCGACGGCTATGCAGTCCTCGACCAGACCCTCTTCTATCCGGAAGGCGGCGGTCAGCCCTTCGACACGGGCACCCTCGTCACCGCGGAGAGCATGGTGCGGGTGGAGGAGACGATCAAGCTCGGCGAGGTGATCCTCCACAAGGTGCAGGGCGGCATCCTCAAGCGCGGCGACCGCGTCAAGGGTATCGTCGACGAGGAGCGGCGCTGGTCGCTGATGCGCCACCACACCGCGACCCACATCATCCTCCACGCCACCAAGGAGGTGCTCGGCGCTCATATCCACCAGGCCGGCGCTCAGAAGGGGATCGATACATCGAGGGTCGATATCAGGCACTTCAAGCATATCACCCCCGAGGAGCTGAAGAGGATCGAGATCCGTGCGAACCAGATCGTGATGGAGAATGCCCCGGTCTACATCACCTGGGAGGACAGGACGCGTGCCGAGCAGAAGTACGGCTTCGGCCTGTACCAGGGCGGTGTCCCGCCGGGCAAGCTGATCAGGGTCGTCCAGGTGGCCGGGGACGTGGAGGCCTGTGCAGGCACGCACTGCCGCTCCACCGGCGAGGTCGGGCCGATCGCGATCCTGCGGGTCGAGCACATTCAGGACGGTATCGAGAGACTGGAGTTCTCCGCGGGTATTGCGGCGATCTACGCGATGCAGCACGTGAAGGAGCTCATCGCCCAGTCTGCCGAGATCCTCAGCGTCCAGCAGGAGAACCTGCCCACCAGCGTGACCCGCTTCTTTACCGAGTGGAAGGAGCAGAGGAAGGATATCGAAAGGCTGCAGCAGAAGGTCGTGGACCTGGAGGCGCAGCAGCTTGAGGCGGAGGAGATCGAGGGCCACCGCATCGTGGTCCGGCAGGTCGACCTGCCGCCGCAGGAACTGGTGGCGCTGGCATCAAGGCTTGCGGAGAACGGCGAGGTCGCGCTCCTTGTCGGCGGGAACGACCGTGTGCATGCCGTGATGGCGTCCCCGGTTCCCGAACTGAATGCGATTGAGGTCATCAGGGATGTCTGTGCGGCTCTCGGCGGCAAGGGCGGCGGAAAGCCCCAGCTTGCCCAGGGCAGCGGTCCCGAGGCCGGAAAGATCGGCGAGGCACTTACTCTCGGCCGGTCCCTGATCAAAGCGAAACTGCATAGCTGACAATGACAGAAGAGGTTGTGGTGCTGGAGCCCGGCGACGAGCGGGCGAAGAAGATCGCGAAGGCGATGGCGAGTCAGACGGCGAACGATATCCTCTCCGACCTGAAGGAGGGGCCGCTCAGCGCCGCCGAGATCGCCGACCACCTCTCCATCCCCATCACCACCCTCAAATACCATATCGAGAACCTGGCCGACGCGGGCCTGATCGAGATCGTGAAGACGCGGTGGAGTTCGAAGGGGCGTGAGATGAAGGTCTACGGCCTCACCGACACTCTCCTCATCGTCGCCCCGCAGGTGAAAGATATCAGGTCGATCCTCCTGAAGTACGCCTCCCTCTTCGGGGTCGTCGTCTTCGCGACCGTCATCGCGGCGGTGGTGATGCCGATGCTCATGCCGCCGGCGCCTGAACCCATGCCGCGGATGGTGGCGTACAACGACGTGGCCCCCCTCGGGGCCGCACCTAAAGCAGGAGGGGAGGGCTTCCTTGGTGGGGTCGACACCTCGGTCCTCGCCTTCTTCCTCGGGGGGAGCACGGTGCTCCTGACCCTCCTTGTCTACGAGGTGTATCTGTACTTCACGTACTATCGGCGGAGAAAGAGCAGGGCGTGAGGGTAGTTACTGATAAAATAGTATCTAATAACAACAATTCTCATTCTGTTTTCATATCAGATTTTTGAAATCTTATCCTATCTTCATTAGTGGGAATGCCATTTGCTACTATTTGCCACTCACCATTCTGAAATACTTCATATTTTTCAAAACCACAGGGCAATCCGTTTGCAGTAACTACGTCGCTGCTATCCATAAGCTGAAAATGCAGATGTGGAGCAAAAGAATTGCCGGAATGACCCACTCTACCAATAACTTCACCTTTTTTTACACTCTGACCAATCGAAACCTGAATAGACCCTGTTTGAAGA
Proteins encoded in this window:
- a CDS encoding helix-turn-helix domain-containing protein; translated protein: MTEEVVVLEPGDERAKKIAKAMASQTANDILSDLKEGPLSAAEIADHLSIPITTLKYHIENLADAGLIEIVKTRWSSKGREMKVYGLTDTLLIVAPQVKDIRSILLKYASLFGVVVFATVIAAVVMPMLMPPAPEPMPRMVAYNDVAPLGAAPKAGGEGFLGGVDTSVLAFFLGGSTVLLTLLVYEVYLYFTYYRRRKSRA
- the alaS gene encoding alanine--tRNA ligase; this encodes MLEEEYQLEYFKSQGFVRKVCTKCGSAFWTRDPSRETCGDAPCEPYAFIGNPVFQPHSLDEMREAFLSFFERHGHTRIERYPVVARWRDDIYLTIASIADFQPFVTSGLVPPPANPLTISQPCIRLNDLDSVGRSGRHLTLFEMMAHHAFNSPAEDIYWKDRTVELCDEFLASIGADLKKVTFKENPWIGGGNAGASVEVLIGGLEVATLVFMSLTREKNEQEPVMLEGEPYYPMKMRIVDTGYGLERITWASKGSPTVYDAVFPEMVSHLMQAAGLEHLLDNKEFTKILGLNAKFAGLMDISGPNLYQLRKKVAATIDVPLDKLDKMITPIEKIYAIADHTRCLAYMLGDCIVPSNVREGYLVRLVIRRTLRMMADLELKGSLADLVEMQMKIVGLDAFQQDVMVVRDILDREVEKYAATLARGARIVQRIARTYKKKSERIPLQEVVTLYDSHGIPPEMVKEIAAQEGAVVEIPDNFYSQIADLHSENHVEKEADPLAKYRERVAGLPATKKLYYDQPADVEFEAMVIDYFDGYAVLDQTLFYPEGGGQPFDTGTLVTAESMVRVEETIKLGEVILHKVQGGILKRGDRVKGIVDEERRWSLMRHHTATHIILHATKEVLGAHIHQAGAQKGIDTSRVDIRHFKHITPEELKRIEIRANQIVMENAPVYITWEDRTRAEQKYGFGLYQGGVPPGKLIRVVQVAGDVEACAGTHCRSTGEVGPIAILRVEHIQDGIERLEFSAGIAAIYAMQHVKELIAQSAEILSVQQENLPTSVTRFFTEWKEQRKDIERLQQKVVDLEAQQLEAEEIEGHRIVVRQVDLPPQELVALASRLAENGEVALLVGGNDRVHAVMASPVPELNAIEVIRDVCAALGGKGGGKPQLAQGSGPEAGKIGEALTLGRSLIKAKLHS